A portion of the Adhaeribacter radiodurans genome contains these proteins:
- the hslV gene encoding ATP-dependent protease subunit HslV, producing the protein MALEKIRSTTVLGIVHNGQVALGADGQASMGNTIAKSNVKKIRKLLDGKIVTGFAGSTADAFTLLERFEEKLNAYNQNMKRAAIELAKDWRTDRYLRRLEAMMVVANKDELLVISGTGDVLEPDNQIAAIGSGSMYAQAAATALKKHAPHLTAEEMVREGLSIAADICVFTNHNLIIEKPAG; encoded by the coding sequence ATGGCGCTCGAAAAAATAAGATCCACCACCGTTTTAGGAATAGTTCATAATGGCCAGGTAGCTCTAGGGGCTGATGGCCAGGCTAGTATGGGTAATACCATTGCCAAAAGTAACGTAAAAAAAATCCGAAAACTGCTCGACGGTAAAATAGTAACGGGCTTTGCCGGCTCTACGGCCGATGCTTTTACTTTGCTGGAACGCTTCGAAGAAAAATTAAATGCCTACAACCAGAACATGAAGCGGGCCGCCATTGAACTCGCTAAAGATTGGCGCACCGACCGGTATTTGCGCCGCCTGGAAGCCATGATGGTAGTAGCTAACAAAGACGAACTTCTGGTAATTTCAGGTACCGGCGATGTTCTGGAACCTGATAACCAAATTGCTGCAATTGGCTCAGGCAGTATGTACGCTCAAGCGGCGGCAACTGCCCTTAAGAAACATGCCCCACATTTAACCGCCGAAGAAATGGTACGCGAAGGTTTATCCATTGCGGCCGATATTTGCGTATTTACCAATCATAATTTAATTATTGAAAAACCAGCCGGATAA